Proteins encoded by one window of Streptomyces sp. LX-29:
- a CDS encoding SPOR domain-containing protein: MSESGAVLPWLVIRQDDSGNRYRVGRYATKNEAQQVADRLQARGHQQLYVVERTAASR, translated from the coding sequence ATGAGTGAGAGCGGCGCCGTCCTGCCATGGCTCGTCATCCGCCAGGACGACAGCGGCAACCGCTATCGCGTCGGCCGTTATGCCACGAAGAACGAGGCACAGCAGGTCGCCGACCGGCTGCAGGCCCGCGGGCACCAGCAGCTGTACGTCGTCGAGCGCACGGCGGCCTCCCGATAG
- a CDS encoding ATP-binding protein, whose product MIGVSESAEAAEAVASTPVFAEWSFPAEAGSVRTARALVREALSDWGLHTVIDVTELLVSELVTNAMRYTSGPISLRMRSRATPVEGRVLVVEVSDPVEDPPHERMATPDDEGGRGLQLVACASVRWGTRCEKTGKTVWFELALPG is encoded by the coding sequence GTGATCGGCGTGAGCGAGAGCGCAGAGGCCGCAGAGGCCGTGGCATCCACGCCGGTCTTCGCCGAATGGAGCTTTCCCGCGGAAGCGGGGTCGGTACGCACGGCCCGCGCGTTGGTCCGCGAGGCGCTGTCGGACTGGGGGCTGCACACCGTCATCGATGTGACCGAACTGCTGGTCAGCGAGCTGGTCACCAACGCCATGCGGTACACCAGCGGCCCGATCAGCCTGCGCATGCGCAGCCGCGCCACCCCGGTCGAGGGCCGGGTGCTGGTGGTCGAGGTCTCCGACCCGGTGGAGGACCCGCCGCACGAGCGGATGGCGACCCCGGACGACGAGGGCGGGCGCGGGCTCCAACTGGTGGCCTGTGCGTCCGTCCGCTGGGGGACCCGGTGTGAGAAGACGGGGAAGACCGTGTGGTTCGAGCTCGCCCTGCCCGGTTAG
- a CDS encoding helix-turn-helix transcriptional regulator, translating into MGVNAILKRRMEELGLKQDELARQMNDAIAEITGRPGDVSSRTVRNLVNGTSRRPIGRTCAALERVFGCPVEDLGFTAPRTAVPQEDPVRRRTFLTTAGGTTAAVAVPLLAQRRSVSMSDVARAAAGMNALVEADDRMGGHSKLEKDAIAGRSQVLELQKKNASEHVRRALFALVAEYTTMAAWSCIDVRNLDQAQQYLHESTTYAGLSQDGPTEMRVWVNLSMLAYQRRNWPEALAAAKAAQASPAARRDPFFSSLGRVRVALSYAALGDHRAALRSLGAAQDAFVKATGRERPRWTAFYGPAELDHLAAVVHSHGGRPDHAEAMAHSALAKIPVAFRRNRAMTTAQLALAQLRQGDTEEATATATDIFTIMDGVPLPGRMRTLIGDFHRDLIVRAPSTTYAREWTDRMRAEWSRA; encoded by the coding sequence ATGGGAGTGAATGCCATCCTCAAGCGCCGGATGGAAGAACTGGGCCTTAAACAGGATGAGTTGGCGCGCCAGATGAACGATGCCATCGCGGAGATCACCGGTAGACCAGGTGACGTGTCGTCGCGTACGGTCCGGAACCTGGTGAACGGCACGTCGCGTCGTCCTATCGGCCGCACCTGCGCCGCGCTGGAGCGGGTGTTCGGCTGTCCTGTCGAGGACTTAGGGTTCACCGCACCGCGCACCGCAGTACCGCAGGAGGACCCCGTGCGGCGTCGCACCTTCCTTACCACGGCCGGTGGCACGACCGCCGCCGTGGCTGTTCCCCTCTTGGCCCAGCGTCGCAGCGTGAGCATGTCGGACGTGGCCAGGGCGGCTGCTGGGATGAACGCTCTAGTGGAGGCTGATGACCGCATGGGCGGGCACTCCAAGCTGGAGAAGGACGCCATCGCCGGCCGGTCTCAAGTTCTCGAACTGCAAAAGAAGAACGCCAGCGAGCATGTACGGCGGGCGCTGTTCGCACTAGTGGCCGAGTACACCACCATGGCGGCCTGGTCTTGCATCGACGTGCGCAATCTCGATCAAGCCCAGCAGTACCTTCACGAATCCACGACCTACGCAGGTCTTTCGCAGGATGGCCCAACGGAAATGCGAGTCTGGGTCAACCTGTCGATGCTCGCCTACCAGCGTCGCAACTGGCCCGAGGCTCTTGCCGCGGCGAAGGCAGCGCAAGCGTCCCCGGCGGCGCGCAGAGATCCCTTCTTCTCCTCCTTGGGGCGGGTCCGAGTCGCGCTTTCGTACGCAGCCCTCGGTGACCACCGTGCCGCCCTGCGATCTCTCGGAGCAGCCCAAGACGCTTTCGTCAAGGCGACTGGGCGTGAGCGCCCCCGCTGGACAGCCTTCTACGGCCCCGCAGAGTTGGACCACCTTGCCGCAGTTGTCCACAGCCACGGCGGCCGGCCCGACCACGCCGAGGCGATGGCGCACAGTGCGCTGGCAAAGATTCCGGTCGCTTTTCGCAGAAACCGCGCCATGACAACTGCTCAACTTGCTCTCGCGCAGCTCCGCCAGGGCGACACCGAAGAGGCCACAGCGACGGCTACTGACATTTTCACGATCATGGATGGAGTGCCTCTCCCTGGCCGTATGAGGACGCTGATCGGGGACTTCCACCGAGATTTGATCGTGAGAGCCCCCTCTACCACCTATGCGCGAGAGTGGACTGACCGCATGCGAGCCGAATGGAGTCGAGCATGA
- a CDS encoding (deoxy)nucleoside triphosphate pyrophosphohydrolase translates to MTVRVVVGGAVFDRGRLLAARRSAPPELAGRWELPGGKAEPGETPEETLVRELREELGIEVEPLERLAGEWPLKPGYVLHVWTARLSAGEPRPLQDHDEVRWLTPERIHEVDWLDQDRPAVAAALARSPW, encoded by the coding sequence ATGACGGTGCGTGTGGTGGTGGGCGGAGCGGTGTTCGACCGTGGGCGGCTGCTGGCCGCCCGGCGCAGCGCTCCGCCCGAGCTCGCCGGCCGCTGGGAGCTGCCGGGCGGTAAGGCCGAGCCCGGGGAGACGCCGGAGGAGACCCTCGTCCGCGAGCTGCGCGAGGAACTCGGCATCGAGGTCGAGCCGCTGGAGCGGCTGGCCGGGGAGTGGCCGCTGAAGCCCGGCTATGTGCTCCACGTCTGGACTGCCCGGCTGAGCGCGGGCGAGCCCCGGCCGCTCCAGGACCACGACGAGGTGCGCTGGCTGACCCCGGAGCGGATCCACGAGGTGGACTGGTTGGACCAGGACCGCCCGGCGGTCGCGGCCGCGCTCGCACGTTCGCCCTGGTAG
- a CDS encoding APC family permease, which translates to MALTAVGLGSIIGSGWLFGAERAAALAGPAAIFSWVIGAIVALTIALTYTELGSMFPKAGGMVRYGQYSHGSLAGYLAAWANWIAIVSVIPGEATASIQYMSSWDFGWAKELYDGKELSGTGLALASVLLLFYFFLNWFAITLFAKTNTAITVFKVVVPVLTAGALMWAHFDTSNVTDHGGFTPNGWSSVFSAVAVAGIVWAFNGFQSPLNMAAEARNPGKSLPKAVIGSILIALVIYIALQVAFLMAVPADALAGGEGWGGLTFNSPLADLATAWSLNWLAILLYADAFVSPSGTGMIYAATTSRMIHGVQENGHLPGVFGKVDPKTGVPRPALLLNLAVAFLFLAVFRGWGSIAEIVGVATVISYITGPVAVMAMRRLAPGLPRPVKLRAMPVIAPIAMIFGSLVMYWARWPLTGKVIFIMAIGLPIWAWYELRKPWAELKPHLVAGAWMVLYLLVMALVSWAGGTEFGGKGYLAPGWDILVVSLIALAFYYWGVQSAWRNPTLVAVEQEMLASKQEAAAGDAPAEDGQEKAPAGV; encoded by the coding sequence GTGGCCCTCACCGCGGTCGGCCTCGGGTCGATCATCGGCTCCGGCTGGCTCTTCGGCGCTGAGCGCGCCGCCGCGCTGGCGGGCCCCGCCGCGATCTTCTCCTGGGTGATCGGTGCCATCGTGGCGCTGACCATCGCTCTGACCTACACCGAGCTCGGCTCGATGTTCCCCAAGGCCGGTGGCATGGTCCGCTACGGCCAGTACTCCCACGGCTCGCTCGCCGGCTACCTCGCCGCCTGGGCCAACTGGATCGCGATCGTCTCCGTGATCCCGGGTGAGGCCACCGCCTCGATCCAGTACATGAGCTCCTGGGACTTCGGCTGGGCCAAGGAGCTGTACGACGGGAAGGAGTTGTCCGGCACCGGCCTCGCGCTGGCCTCCGTGCTGCTGCTCTTCTACTTCTTCCTGAACTGGTTCGCGATCACCCTGTTCGCCAAGACCAACACCGCGATCACCGTCTTCAAGGTGGTCGTCCCGGTTCTGACGGCGGGTGCCCTGATGTGGGCTCACTTCGACACCAGCAACGTCACCGACCACGGCGGGTTCACCCCGAACGGCTGGAGCTCGGTCTTCAGCGCCGTCGCGGTGGCGGGCATCGTCTGGGCCTTCAACGGCTTCCAGTCGCCGCTGAACATGGCCGCCGAGGCCCGTAACCCGGGCAAGTCGCTGCCCAAGGCCGTCATCGGCTCCATCCTGATCGCGCTGGTCATCTACATCGCCCTGCAGGTCGCCTTCCTGATGGCCGTTCCGGCCGACGCCCTCGCGGGCGGCGAGGGTTGGGGCGGACTGACCTTCAACTCCCCGCTCGCCGACCTGGCCACCGCCTGGTCGCTGAACTGGCTGGCGATCCTGCTCTACGCGGACGCCTTCGTGTCCCCGTCGGGCACCGGCATGATCTACGCGGCCACCACCTCGCGCATGATCCACGGCGTGCAGGAGAACGGCCACCTGCCGGGCGTCTTCGGCAAGGTCGACCCGAAGACCGGCGTGCCGCGCCCGGCGCTGCTGCTCAACCTGGCGGTCGCCTTCCTCTTCCTGGCGGTCTTCCGCGGCTGGGGCTCCATCGCCGAGATCGTCGGTGTGGCCACGGTCATCTCGTACATCACCGGCCCCGTCGCCGTGATGGCCATGCGCCGGCTGGCCCCGGGTCTGCCGCGTCCGGTGAAGCTGCGCGCCATGCCGGTGATCGCCCCGATCGCGATGATCTTCGGCTCGCTGGTCATGTACTGGGCCCGCTGGCCGCTCACCGGCAAGGTCATCTTCATCATGGCGATCGGCCTGCCGATCTGGGCCTGGTACGAGCTGCGCAAGCCGTGGGCCGAGCTGAAGCCGCACCTGGTCGCGGGCGCCTGGATGGTGCTCTACCTGCTGGTCATGGCGCTGGTCTCGTGGGCCGGCGGCACCGAGTTCGGCGGCAAGGGCTACCTCGCCCCCGGCTGGGACATCCTCGTCGTCTCGCTGATCGCGCTGGCCTTCTACTACTGGGGTGTCCAGAGCGCCTGGCGCAACCCCACCCTCGTGGCGGTCGAGCAGGAGATGCTGGCGTCGAAGCAGGAGGCCGCGGCGGGCGACGCCCCGGCCGAGGACGGTCAGGAGAAGGCGCCCGCCGGCGTCTGA
- a CDS encoding DUF6415 family natural product biosynthesis protein, which yields MGRHAKPRRFTLVHRAISSGSSEDRREPGEAWGHELPEQGYLVQDALERTDTDTLRRCLEAMRRQLMSEQTDEPVRITREMVQHTVDYVLSGQLEEVEDTDLGAIVLMLRGYLTVLADEAESLLDTGRAVVREMTGRARRVADEEGVPSRATARHVARTARDLLHLLAIEGWWAARAKSRESARA from the coding sequence ATGGGTAGGCACGCAAAGCCTCGGAGGTTCACGCTCGTCCACCGTGCTATCTCGTCCGGCAGTTCGGAGGACCGACGGGAGCCCGGGGAAGCCTGGGGGCACGAGTTACCAGAACAGGGCTACCTGGTCCAGGACGCCTTGGAGCGGACGGACACCGACACCCTGCGGCGCTGCCTGGAGGCCATGAGGCGGCAGCTCATGTCGGAGCAGACCGACGAGCCGGTTCGCATCACCCGAGAGATGGTCCAGCACACGGTGGACTACGTACTCAGTGGCCAGCTCGAAGAAGTCGAGGACACCGACCTCGGCGCCATCGTGCTCATGCTGCGGGGCTACCTCACCGTCCTGGCGGACGAGGCTGAGTCGCTGTTGGACACCGGGCGCGCTGTCGTTCGTGAGATGACCGGGCGCGCGAGGAGAGTCGCGGACGAGGAGGGCGTTCCGAGCCGCGCGACGGCTCGGCATGTGGCGCGGACGGCACGCGACCTGCTCCACCTCCTAGCTATTGAGGGCTGGTGGGCGGCGCGCGCGAAATCCAGGGAGTCGGCCCGTGCATAG
- a CDS encoding GNAT family N-acetyltransferase — MESSMTDLRHFQHGDLPEGFRDLLIGVHADAYADAMDAPFNQRFPWFVDHWTAREGFSCVVAYDGDEPTGFAYGAPLAPGREWWRSTDYQPNNGYTSTYAVSEVMVRPRWRKRGISVRLHEALLKERTEHLATLLVDVTHPKVQALYESWGYAKVGEQRPFADSPLYAVMLKNLRG; from the coding sequence ATGGAGTCGAGCATGACCGACCTGCGTCACTTCCAGCACGGAGACCTACCCGAGGGCTTCCGGGATTTGCTCATCGGTGTGCATGCTGACGCGTACGCCGACGCCATGGATGCCCCCTTCAACCAGCGGTTCCCTTGGTTCGTGGACCACTGGACGGCCCGGGAAGGCTTCTCCTGCGTCGTTGCGTACGACGGCGATGAGCCGACCGGGTTCGCGTACGGGGCTCCGCTCGCACCAGGTCGGGAATGGTGGCGCTCCACCGACTACCAACCGAACAACGGCTACACGTCCACCTATGCAGTGTCCGAGGTCATGGTGCGCCCCCGGTGGAGGAAGCGGGGCATCTCCGTTCGCCTCCACGAGGCTCTGCTGAAGGAGCGCACCGAACACCTCGCAACCCTGCTGGTGGATGTAACACACCCGAAGGTGCAGGCCCTCTACGAGTCCTGGGGGTATGCCAAGGTCGGCGAACAGCGGCCGTTCGCCGACTCTCCGCTGTACGCAGTCATGCTCAAGAACCTTCGAGGGTGA
- a CDS encoding M1 family metallopeptidase: MRPYVPRRSPLRALCGALLVLACAASGCSGDADSEEGAAPARSGAAGAGDPLFPKLGNGGYDVTHYGLTLDYAPDDNHLKGTVQITARATEPLSSFNLDLDGLTVREATVDGRAATFTRGGTELTVTPKSPLSKGRIFKASIRYDGTPKTIHDPDGSIEGWIETDDGAVGLGQPTGSMAWFPGNHHPSDKAAYDVDVTVPIDYTAVSNGELESREVTGERTTYRWHTGEPMASYLATLAVGQFEVTDTVTDGGLPQYNAVDYDEVDASRKVSEQVSEIIDWQSRRFGPYPFSSTGAIVDRNPDVGYALETQTKPYFGAAPDELLLVHELAHQWFGNSVTPRSWQDMWLNEGFATYAEWLWEADHDGRSADEIFQDFWDGTDDQSEGIWAFPPGSPPSAEVVSDSPVYGRGAMTLHKVREAVGDDTFFSIVRTWLKRHRHGNADTKAFIALCEKESGKDLSEIFDVWLYGKGKPDRP, translated from the coding sequence GTGCGTCCGTACGTGCCCCGTCGTTCTCCCCTGCGGGCCCTGTGCGGCGCGCTGTTGGTACTCGCCTGCGCCGCCTCCGGGTGCAGCGGCGACGCCGACTCCGAGGAGGGGGCCGCGCCCGCCCGCTCCGGTGCCGCAGGGGCCGGCGACCCGCTCTTCCCTAAGCTGGGGAACGGCGGCTACGACGTGACGCACTACGGACTGACGCTGGACTACGCACCGGACGACAACCACCTCAAGGGCACCGTCCAGATCACCGCCCGCGCCACCGAGCCGCTCAGCTCCTTCAATCTCGACCTGGACGGCCTGACCGTGCGCGAGGCCACCGTGGACGGCAGGGCCGCGACCTTCACCCGCGGCGGCACCGAACTCACGGTCACGCCCAAGTCGCCGCTGTCCAAGGGCCGGATCTTCAAGGCCAGCATCCGCTACGACGGCACGCCGAAGACCATCCACGACCCCGACGGCTCGATCGAGGGCTGGATCGAGACCGACGACGGCGCGGTGGGGCTGGGCCAGCCGACCGGCTCCATGGCCTGGTTCCCGGGCAACCACCATCCGTCCGACAAGGCCGCCTACGACGTCGACGTCACCGTGCCCATCGACTACACCGCCGTCTCCAACGGCGAGTTGGAGAGCCGGGAGGTCACCGGCGAGCGCACCACGTACCGCTGGCACACCGGCGAACCCATGGCCAGCTATCTGGCCACCCTCGCCGTCGGCCAGTTCGAGGTCACCGACACCGTCACCGACGGCGGCCTTCCGCAGTACAACGCCGTCGACTACGACGAGGTCGACGCCAGCCGGAAGGTCTCCGAACAGGTCTCGGAGATCATCGACTGGCAGAGCCGCCGCTTCGGCCCGTACCCGTTCTCCTCCACCGGCGCGATCGTCGACCGCAACCCGGACGTGGGCTACGCCCTGGAGACCCAGACCAAGCCGTACTTCGGCGCGGCCCCCGACGAGCTGCTGCTGGTCCACGAGCTGGCCCACCAGTGGTTCGGCAACTCCGTCACCCCGCGCTCCTGGCAGGACATGTGGCTCAACGAGGGCTTCGCCACCTACGCGGAGTGGCTGTGGGAGGCGGACCACGACGGCCGCTCGGCCGACGAGATCTTCCAGGACTTCTGGGACGGCACCGACGACCAGAGCGAGGGCATCTGGGCCTTCCCGCCCGGCAGTCCGCCCAGCGCCGAGGTGGTCTCGGACTCCCCCGTCTACGGGCGCGGCGCGATGACGCTGCACAAGGTCCGCGAGGCCGTCGGCGACGACACCTTCTTCTCCATCGTGCGCACCTGGCTGAAGCGGCATCGGCACGGCAACGCCGACACCAAGGCGTTCATCGCCCTGTGCGAGAAGGAGTCGGGCAAGGACCTGAGCGAGATCTTCGACGTCTGGCTGTACGGGAAGGGCAAGCCGGACCGCCCGTGA
- a CDS encoding GntR family transcriptional regulator, with protein sequence MAFGEQPAYLRVADDLRKKIVGGELPPHARLPSQARIREVYGVSDTVALEARKVLMAEGLVEGRSGSGTYVREQPVQRRLSRTGYRSPTRCTPFRQEQADEQSRGTWESSSERGAASTEVAVRLRIEPGEEVMRTRYVFRSAGEPAMLSTSWEPLAVTGRTPVMLPEEGPLAGRGVVDRMAAIGLVVDNVAEEVSARPGLAEETLALGGVPGHAVLVVSRTFFVGRRPVETADVVTLAERYRIAYHLPVR encoded by the coding sequence GTGGCCTTCGGTGAGCAGCCCGCATACCTCCGAGTTGCCGACGACCTCCGGAAGAAAATCGTCGGGGGTGAGCTCCCGCCGCACGCCCGACTACCGTCCCAGGCCCGTATCCGGGAGGTGTACGGGGTCTCCGACACCGTCGCCCTGGAAGCCCGCAAGGTGCTGATGGCCGAGGGCCTGGTCGAGGGGCGTTCCGGCTCCGGCACCTATGTGCGCGAGCAGCCGGTGCAGCGCCGGCTCTCCCGTACGGGCTATCGCAGCCCGACCCGCTGCACCCCGTTCCGGCAGGAGCAGGCCGACGAGCAGAGCCGCGGGACGTGGGAGTCCAGCAGCGAGCGGGGGGCGGCGTCCACGGAGGTCGCCGTGCGGCTGCGCATCGAGCCGGGCGAGGAGGTCATGCGCACCCGCTATGTCTTCCGCTCGGCGGGGGAGCCCGCCATGCTCTCCACCTCCTGGGAGCCGCTCGCGGTGACCGGCCGCACGCCCGTGATGCTCCCCGAGGAGGGGCCGCTGGCCGGGCGGGGCGTGGTCGACCGGATGGCCGCCATCGGGCTGGTGGTGGACAACGTGGCCGAGGAGGTCAGCGCTCGCCCCGGCCTCGCCGAGGAGACCCTGGCCCTCGGCGGCGTCCCCGGCCACGCCGTCCTCGTCGTGTCCCGCACCTTCTTCGTGGGGCGACGGCCGGTCGAGACGGCGGACGTGGTGACGCTGGCGGAGCGGTATCGGATCGCCTATCACCTGCCGGTGAGATGA
- a CDS encoding ATP-binding protein, with protein sequence MTTTKSRPNAIGAPGYSETLPCEAESVGRARRLVSAALNTWGLDHLIDSGTLIISELVTNATQHSGRDVFRVGVNRPTEGLVRLVVSDTSRSRPNLRQPGNDEETGRGLLIVEALANRWNVDYRRWGKVVWVELDTEVNS encoded by the coding sequence TTGACCACGACCAAGAGCAGACCCAATGCAATCGGCGCCCCCGGCTACAGCGAGACGCTTCCCTGCGAGGCCGAGTCCGTGGGCCGCGCCCGTCGGCTGGTCAGCGCCGCCCTGAACACCTGGGGGCTCGACCACCTCATCGACTCCGGAACGCTGATCATCTCCGAGCTCGTCACCAACGCCACGCAGCACAGCGGGCGTGACGTGTTCCGCGTCGGCGTAAATCGGCCGACAGAGGGCCTTGTGCGCCTCGTCGTCAGCGACACGTCCCGCTCCAGGCCGAACCTGCGGCAGCCCGGCAACGATGAGGAAACCGGCCGCGGGCTGCTCATCGTCGAAGCCCTCGCCAACCGCTGGAACGTGGACTACCGCCGGTGGGGCAAGGTCGTGTGGGTCGAGCTGGATACCGAGGTGAATAGCTGA
- a CDS encoding SpoIIE family protein phosphatase, protein MGVEGPGVGGRAEVGEVLAAHLVDAVRAAGGYGGGVYLRSADRRSLVLAVVAGVPRSLMKAWWRVPVSGALPMSAAYRTGEPVHLADEGETMRRFPQMSVGLPYPFASEYQPVRANGEVVGVFFVKWSTARAARLRAAPDADRMRLGAAAEAVGAALGGVPADRPLEYDGDPVGVRLPAEVLAVEMGMVDWDLDSGAFTADEDGWAVLGIDPADFDGTIDRLKGRVCSDDLPELRAAERDAREGRWIRGRRFRVSDVREGEGRYRPIELWGRGVRGADEAGRPSHRVLALVVDAVSGPTAAEAAERLPDGVFSLDQDGRTVYANHRCEQLLRCPREELLGRYPWRVLTWLSDPAYEDRYRAAMLSQEPTSFLVRHPAGEWLGFILYPDVHGLTGRVFPSDPPPAHEGHTPATAHEPSSPVDTATAQLTPTRPGALYHVVQMASVLTEAVTVREVCRAVADQLLPAFGGQEVALYLVRDRRMHLAWESGYPEGFLDPFEGVSLDAHLPGVEALTSGAPIFFESRQRLSGAYPGIALDRMHSWAFLPLIASGHPVGSCILGYVAPHTFTPDERAALTALGGLVAQALERARLYDAEFTLARGLQDALLPHRLPPIAGLRTAGRYLPGTQGMEIGGDWYDVIETGSGVALVIGDVEGHSVAAAAVMGQLRSAVNALATSAIGPREVVGRTNRLLADLDAGVCATCCYIELDPSTGHGHAVRAGHPPPVLRHPDGRTDVLDLPGGVMLGVHADAGYPVTPLELPRGGILALYTDGLVEQPGQDIETGIQALSDALARGSPDTLETTADTVVQEARRAEDRPDDVALLLTAYIGAHS, encoded by the coding sequence ATGGGTGTGGAAGGCCCGGGTGTCGGCGGCCGCGCGGAGGTGGGGGAGGTGCTGGCGGCCCATCTGGTGGACGCCGTGCGGGCGGCGGGCGGATACGGGGGCGGGGTCTATCTGCGCTCGGCGGACCGGCGGTCGCTGGTGCTCGCGGTGGTGGCGGGGGTGCCGCGGTCGTTGATGAAGGCGTGGTGGCGGGTGCCGGTGAGCGGGGCGCTGCCCATGTCGGCCGCCTACCGGACGGGGGAGCCGGTGCACCTGGCCGACGAGGGGGAGACCATGCGCCGGTTTCCGCAGATGTCGGTGGGGCTGCCCTACCCCTTCGCCTCCGAGTACCAGCCGGTACGGGCGAACGGCGAGGTCGTGGGCGTGTTCTTCGTGAAGTGGTCCACCGCGCGGGCGGCCCGCCTGCGGGCGGCGCCCGATGCCGACCGGATGCGGCTGGGGGCGGCCGCCGAGGCGGTGGGGGCCGCGCTCGGCGGGGTGCCCGCGGACCGGCCGCTGGAGTACGACGGCGATCCGGTGGGGGTGCGGCTGCCCGCCGAGGTGCTGGCCGTGGAGATGGGGATGGTCGACTGGGACCTGGACTCGGGGGCCTTCACCGCCGACGAGGACGGGTGGGCGGTCCTCGGCATCGACCCGGCCGACTTCGACGGCACGATCGACCGGCTCAAGGGCCGCGTCTGCTCCGACGACCTGCCCGAGCTCCGGGCCGCCGAGCGCGACGCCCGGGAGGGGCGGTGGATCAGGGGCCGCAGGTTTCGGGTGAGCGACGTGCGGGAGGGCGAGGGGCGGTACCGGCCCATCGAGCTGTGGGGGCGGGGCGTGCGGGGAGCGGACGAGGCCGGGCGGCCCAGCCACCGCGTCCTGGCCCTGGTCGTCGACGCCGTCTCCGGCCCCACCGCCGCGGAGGCCGCCGAGCGGCTGCCGGACGGGGTCTTCTCCCTCGATCAGGACGGCCGCACCGTCTACGCCAACCACCGCTGCGAACAGCTGCTGCGCTGCCCGCGCGAGGAGCTGCTCGGCCGGTACCCGTGGCGCGTGCTGACCTGGCTCTCCGACCCGGCCTACGAGGACCGCTACCGCGCCGCCATGCTCTCCCAGGAGCCCACCTCCTTCCTGGTCCGCCACCCCGCCGGCGAATGGCTCGGCTTCATCCTCTACCCCGACGTCCACGGCCTGACCGGCCGCGTCTTCCCCAGCGACCCCCCGCCCGCCCACGAGGGCCACACCCCCGCCACGGCCCACGAGCCGTCCTCCCCCGTCGACACCGCCACGGCCCAGCTCACCCCGACCCGCCCCGGCGCCCTGTACCACGTCGTGCAGATGGCCAGCGTGCTCACCGAGGCCGTCACCGTGCGGGAGGTCTGCCGGGCCGTCGCCGACCAGCTGTTGCCCGCGTTCGGTGGACAGGAGGTGGCGCTGTACCTGGTACGCGACCGGCGCATGCACCTGGCCTGGGAGTCCGGCTACCCGGAGGGCTTCCTCGACCCCTTCGAAGGCGTCTCCCTCGACGCCCACCTACCCGGCGTGGAGGCCCTCACCTCCGGCGCGCCGATCTTCTTCGAGTCGCGTCAGCGGCTCTCCGGCGCCTACCCCGGCATCGCCCTGGACCGGATGCACTCCTGGGCCTTCCTGCCGCTGATCGCCTCCGGTCACCCCGTCGGCTCCTGCATCCTCGGCTACGTCGCCCCGCACACCTTCACCCCCGACGAGCGCGCCGCCCTGACGGCGCTGGGCGGACTGGTCGCCCAGGCCCTGGAGCGGGCCCGGCTCTACGACGCGGAGTTCACCCTCGCCCGCGGTCTCCAGGACGCCCTGCTGCCGCACCGGCTGCCGCCGATCGCCGGACTGCGCACCGCCGGCCGCTACCTGCCGGGCACCCAGGGCATGGAGATCGGCGGCGACTGGTACGACGTGATCGAGACCGGTTCCGGTGTCGCGCTGGTCATCGGCGACGTCGAGGGCCACAGCGTCGCCGCCGCGGCCGTCATGGGCCAGCTCCGCAGCGCCGTCAACGCCCTGGCCACCAGCGCGATCGGCCCGCGGGAGGTGGTCGGTCGCACCAACCGACTGCTCGCCGACCTCGACGCCGGCGTCTGCGCCACCTGCTGCTACATCGAACTCGACCCGAGCACCGGCCACGGCCACGCGGTCCGCGCCGGCCACCCGCCACCCGTGCTGCGCCACCCCGACGGCCGCACCGACGTCCTCGACCTGCCCGGCGGCGTCATGCTCGGCGTCCACGCCGATGCCGGCTACCCCGTCACCCCGCTGGAACTGCCCCGCGGCGGGATCCTCGCCCTCTACACCGACGGCCTGGTCGAGCAGCCCGGCCAGGACATCGAAACCGGTATTCAGGCCCTGTCCGACGCCCTCGCCCGCGGCTCGCCCGACACCCTGGAGACCACGGCCGACACCGTCGTCCAGGAGGCCCGTCGTGCCGAGGACCGCCCCGACGACGTGGCGCTGCTGCTCACCGCGTACATCGGAGCCCACTCCTGA